GTCGATGCTGCGCAAGCGCCGCTGGCGGGTGGTGGTGCGCGGCAACACCGTCGCGGCCGAGAAGGGGTACGTGAAGGAGAGCGGGAACCTGCTCTTCCACATCTCGATGCTGGCCATGCTGCTCGGGGTTGCGATCGGTTCCTGGTACGGCTGGCACGGCAACCGGTTGCTCGTCGCCGGTAAGGACTCCTCCTTCTGCAGCACCCTGGACCAGTTCAGCGAGACCGGTCTCGGCCCCCGGGTGCACGCCACCGACCTGCCCCGGTTCTGCCTGGAACTGACCGATTTCAAGGCCCGGTTCCTGCCGTCGGGGCAGCCGGAGTCGTTCAGCGCCTCGGTCCTGGTCGACGAGAACGGTGGGGCGCAGCGCCCGGCCGACTTCTCGGTCAACTCCCCGCTGCGCCTGCACGGGGCGAGCGTCTACCTGCTCGGTCACGGCTACGCCCCGGTGATCCGCTACACCGACCGCAACGGCAAGTCGCAGACGCTCGCGTCGCCGTTCCTGAGCAACGACGGCAACCTGACCAGCGAGGGTGTGGCGACGTTCCCGGACGTCAACCTCGACCCGGCGACCGGGAAGCGGGACCCGAAGCTCCAGGTCGCGTTCGAGGGCATCTACCTGCCGACCGCCCCGGAGCAGCCTCCGTTCGTACGCTCGCAGTTCCCGGAGGAACGGAATCCGGCGCTGATGCTGATCGCGTACCGGGGCAACCTCGGCATGGACGCCGGCCTGCCGGGCTCGGTCTACAGCCTGAACCAGAAGCTGATCAGCGACGGCAAGCTGACCCAGGTGGGGGACGCGAAACTGCTCCGCCCGAACGAGAAGTGGACCCTCGACGACGGTACGACGGTCGAGTTCCTCGGCACCCAGCAGTACATCACGCTCTCCGTCCGGTACGCCCCGGCCTCGACATTGATGCTGGTCAGCTCGGCGACGCTGCTGATCGGACTGATGTTCTCGCTGTTTGGTCGGCGGCGACGGGTCTGGTTCCGGGTGACGCCGACCGACCCGGACGATGGGTCCACGACGGGCGGTAGTAGTTTGATCGAGGCCGGTGGGTTGCCGCGCACCGACTATGCCGGATTCGCCGACGAGTTCAACCAACTCGTCGCCGCGGTGAAACGCGGTGCCGGGGGCCGAGAAGGGACCGAGTAGATGGCCGCACTCTCCGATCAGCTCCTGGTCTTCACGATCCTGGGCTACCTGATCGCGATGATCAGCCACGCCGCGTCGTACGCGTTCGACGGTGGGGCGGTCGCCCGGGTCGTCCGCCCGGCGCGCCAACTCGTCTCGGTGGGTGCGGCCGACTCCGGCGTGGAGAGCACCGACGCCCCCACCGGATCGACGCCGGCCCGGCCGGGGTCGACCGGACGGGCCGCGATCGCCGCCCGGGTCGCCCTGGTCGCC
The Micromonospora pisi DNA segment above includes these coding regions:
- a CDS encoding cytochrome c biogenesis protein ResB is translated as MRTALILLFLLAVAAIPGSVLPQRNISPEKVNEYFTAHPDLAPVLDRLGGFSVFSSIWFSAIYLLLFTSLVGCIAPRMRDHVRTLRSVPPTGPKRLDRLPQHAVLTDLDEAGRQAVADAGGELPAIASMLRKRRWRVVVRGNTVAAEKGYVKESGNLLFHISMLAMLLGVAIGSWYGWHGNRLLVAGKDSSFCSTLDQFSETGLGPRVHATDLPRFCLELTDFKARFLPSGQPESFSASVLVDENGGAQRPADFSVNSPLRLHGASVYLLGHGYAPVIRYTDRNGKSQTLASPFLSNDGNLTSEGVATFPDVNLDPATGKRDPKLQVAFEGIYLPTAPEQPPFVRSQFPEERNPALMLIAYRGNLGMDAGLPGSVYSLNQKLISDGKLTQVGDAKLLRPNEKWTLDDGTTVEFLGTQQYITLSVRYAPASTLMLVSSATLLIGLMFSLFGRRRRVWFRVTPTDPDDGSTTGGSSLIEAGGLPRTDYAGFADEFNQLVAAVKRGAGGREGTE